The genomic stretch TCGCCAGATTCACGCCGCGTAACACCTCCGTGGTGGGAAGCGGTTTGCCGTCCGGGCCGCGCGTCTTGCCGCCGTACGACTTGCGGATCGCGCGCAATTCGATGAGCGGCGGGGGCGCGCTGGTGTCGTGATCGGCGGTTGCGCCGTCCGCGGAGGCGGGCGTTACCACGTGAATCTCCCGTCGGCGAGATGCGAGTGCGTGACGCCGGTCACGAGCCGGTCGCCCACGTTGAGGCCCGAGAGCACTTCGCCGCTCAGGCGGTCGTGCACGCCGATGCGCACGTCGCGCGTTCGCATGCGGCCGTCCACCTCCACGCGCGCGGTATAGCGGCCCGCCGTGGCGTTCACGGCGGTGAGCGCGGTGAGCGGCGCGACGATCACGTGGCGTGCGCGCGCCGCGACGAAGAAGACCTGCGCGCTCATTTGCGGCTTCAACTGCGCGTCGGTGTTGGCGACGTCGAACAGCACGGTATAGAGCACGACCTTGCCGCTGGTGGGCGCGTTCGCCTGCGTGCCGGTTGGCTGGCCGCTGCTTTCGGGCGAGGTGGCCGGGTTCGGCGGCGCGGGCAGGATCTGGCGCACCGTGGCGTTCCAGCGCCGGTCGGTCGAGCCGAGTGTGGTGAAGTACACCGGCATGCCCGGCTTCACGCGCAGGATGTCGGCTTCGGACACCTGGGTCCAGACCGTCATCGTCGAAAGATCGGCAATGCGCAGGATGTTGGGCGTCTGGTAGGTCGCGTTGAGCGTCTGGCCTTCGCGGGCGTCGAGCGTGACCACGGTGCCGCTCATCGGCGCATAAATGCGCGTGTAGCCGAGCTGCGCCTCGTCGCCCTTGAGGTTCGACTGCGAACCGGCGATCTGCGCGCTGAGATTGTCGAGCGTCGCGCGCGCGGCCACGAGCGCGGCCTGCGCCGTTTGCAGGTCTTCCTCGCGCGTCGAGCCTTCGGCCGCCATGCGGCGCTGGCGGTCGTACTGCTGTTGCGCGAGCACGCGTTGCGCCTCGGCGCCCACGCGCTGCGCGCGCAGGCTCGCGAGCGTGGACTGATCGACGTCGACCTTGGCCTGCTGCACGCTCGGATCGATCTCCACGAGCAGCGAGCCGCGTTGCACGAGATCGCCGGGCTGCACGTGCAGATGGCGAATCTCCCCGGACGCCTGCGAACCCACGTCGACATAACTATGCGGCTGCACGGTGCCGAGCGCGGTCACGCTCGACTCGATGTCGCCGCGCGCGATCGTCACGGTCGTGACGCGCTCGACGGTGCGAACGAACACGGCCCAGGCGCTCCACGCGACGAGCAGCAGAACGATCAGGAACAGGGCGGTTTTCGACCGCCGCTTGAACAGGGAGATCATGGGCGCAGGAGAGTGGGTCGCGCGAAGGGCGGGGCCATGCTACCTCAACTGGCGCGCATCGGGCCGATGTCTCGTCGATATCGGCGGCCGGCCGAACCGCGTCGAGCCGCGCCGAACCGCGTCACGCGTTTTCGAGCCGCCGCAGGTAGCGTTGCGGCGTGTCGCCGAGCGTCTTGCGGAACATCGAAATGAACGCGCTGGAGCTTTGATAGCCGAGATCGGCGGCGATGGTCGCGACCGGCACGTCGAGCGCGAGCTTCGCCACGGCCTCCACGAGCCGCAGCTGCTGGCGCCATTGCCCGAAGCTCAGGCCGGTTTCCTCGCGAAACAGCCGCGCGAGCGTGCGCACGCTCGCGCCCACGCGCTCGCTCCAGATCTCGATCGTGTCATTGTTCTGCGGAAAGCTCAGCAACTGCTCGCAGATCGACCGCAGACGCCGGTCTTGCGGCAAGGGCAGCGTGCCGCTCGTGAGCGGCGAGGCCTGCGAGAGTTCGAGCAGGAACAGCGAGAGCGCGAGCGCCGAGCGGCGTTCCGGCGCGCCGTTCGCGGCGCGGCTTGCGCCGCCGTTCCCGTCCGCATCCTGCTGGGCGACGAGCGTGTTCACGAGCGCGTCGAGCAACTGGCCCACGCGCAGCACCCGGCACGACGTCCAGCGCGCGAGTGCCGCGTCGGCATCGGGCAGCACCCACGCCGAGCGCACGTTCACCGCGCCGATCGCGTGCAGTTCGTGCGGCACCGTGGGCGGCAGCCAGATGCCGTGAAACGGCGGCAGCGTCCAGATGCCGGCGGGCGTGAGCACGCGCAGCACGCCGCGCGTGACGTACACCAGTTGCGCCTCCTCGTGCGCGTGCCAGACCTCGCGAAAGCCGTTCTCGTATTCCCACGTGCGCGCCTCCACCAGCGCGGCCTGCGTGGACGCGCTGATCGTGTAGCGCTGGCGCCAGATCGGATTGACGTTCTCGATTTCGATTTGATCCATCGAATTTAGGCAAAAAGTTGACCGTTTTGCGACATAGGTTGGCAATACAAAGCAAAGGTGCCGCCCGTATCCTTGTCAGTAGCTCGCCGCGCCGTGGATGATGGCGATCGCAAGCGGGAATGATTCTCATTCTCTCATGAACTTTACGTTCGGCTGAACGCTTTGCGCGGCGCTTTTTGCGAGGTCGCGCACTTTTCTGCGCGGTTTTCGCGCGACTTTTTGAACTCACAACGAACTTTCGGGGATGAAACCGGGGATGGCACGACAATCAGCGGGCCGGGCGCGACCCAGCCTGCATCGCACGACGCACACCACACGCCACACGCGGGCCTTCCCGCTTTCGATGATCGCCACGGCCTGCCTGCTGGCGAGCCCGGCTTACGCGCAGACCAGCGCGGGCACGAGCACCGGCACGGACAGCAGCGCCGCCACGGCGGCGACGCTGCCCGCCGTGCGTATCCTGGGCATGCGCGAGGCCGAAACGGCGACGAGCCCGGTGGACGGCTACGTGGCCACACGCACCGCAACGGGCACCAAGACCGACACGCCGCTCGTCGACGTGCCGCAGTCGATCTCGGTCATCACGGCCGACCAGATCGACGCGCAGGGCGCGCAGACCGTGGGGCAGGCGCTGCGCTACACGCCGGGCGTGATCGGCGAACAATACGGCGGCCTGAACACGACGATCGATTACTACGTCGTGCGCGGCTTTCCGAACCAGTTTCCGTTCGTCGACGGTTTGTCGACGCAAACCTACTTCACGCTGCTCGCGCCCGCCGTGGACCCGTACGCGCTCGAACGCATCGACGTCATGCGCGGCCCGACTTCGGTGCTCTACGGGCAGAACATTCCCGGCGGCATGATCAATCTCGTGACCAAGCGGCCCACCGAAACGCCGCTGCACGAAGTCTCGTTCGACGTGGGCAGTCACGGCACGGTGGGCGGCCGCTTCGACTTGAGCGGTCCGCTCACGAAGGACGGCACCGTGCTGTATCGCGTCACGGGCGAGGCGGGCACGGCGGGGTCGCAGGTCGATTACCAGACCGACAAGCGCTTCTTCCTCGCGCCCGCGCTCACGTGGAAGCCTTCCGCCGACACGAGCTTCACGCTGCTGTCGCACTTCAGCTATCGCAACAGCAGCGATCCGACCGACGACCTGCCGGCTGTCGGCACGCTCGTTCCGGGGCCGAACGGCGCGCGCATCGGCACGAACGTGTTCGACGGCGAGCCCAATTTCAACGAGATTCGCCGTAGCGAGGCGTCGATCGGCTACGAGTTTTCGCACCGCTTCAACGAGGCGTTCACGGTGCGCCAGAACCTGCGCTATACGCACGTGAATCTCAACGAAGACGTAATGGGCAATGCCGGTCTGGAGGACGACCAGCAGACGATCGACCGCTACGCGTTCAACGCGCGGGCGAGTTCCGACGTGTTCTCGCTCGACAACCAGGCGCAGTTCAAGTTCGACACGGGCGTGTTGAGTCATACGGCGCTCGTGGGCGTGGACTATGTGCATTCGATCGACCGCTGGGCCGAAAACGACGGCACCGTGGACCCGCTCAATCTCTACAGCCCCGTGTACGGCAGCCCCGTGCAACTGGGCGGCGTGGACTACAGCGTCGAACATCATCTCGATCAGGTCGGCCTCTATGCGCAGGACCAGATTCGTTTCGGCAAGCTGGTTGCCACCTTCGGCGTGCGCCAGGACTGGGCCAGCACCGACGAGTACGATCGCCTCGCAGGCGCAACCGATCAGGACAACGATGCAAAGCGCTTCACGTATCGCGCGGGGCTCGTGTACCAGTTCGACAGCGGCGTGGCGCCCTATGTGAATTACGCGACCTCGTTCCAGCCGGGCCTGGGCGTGACCTACGACGGCTCCGCGCTCAAGCCCACCACGGGCCAGAGCTTCGAAGTGGGCGTGAAGTATCAGCCGCCGGGGCAAAAGAGCTTTGCCATGGTGTCGCTCTACAACATCCTGCAAAAGAACGTGACCGAGGCCGACGTCGATCACCCCGAAGGCAGCTATGTCGTGCAGACGGGCGCGCAGCGCGTGAAGGGCATCGAGGTCTCGGGCGTGGCCGACCTCGGCGCGGGGCTGAGCCTCACGGCCGCGTACACGTACATGAACGGCACGATTGCGTCGAGCGATCAGGGCTACGCGGGCAACCAAGCGCCCAACGTACCGCACAACATGGCGAGCGCGTGGCTCGACAAGACCTTCCAGCGCGGCTGGTGGCGCGGCTTCGGCGTGGGCGCGGGCGTGCGCTATATCGGCCCGCAATACGGCGATCAATCGAACGACGTGAAGATGGCGTCCGTCACGCTGGTGGACGCGGCCATTCACTACGATATCGAGCGCTGGCGCTTCGCGGTGAATGCGCAGAATCTGTTCGATCGCGTGTACGTGAATTGCCAGGGCACGAATTACTGCGCGTACGGCGTGCGGCGCAGCGTGATCGGCCGCGCGACTTATCAGTGGTGATTGCGCTTCGTGCGCTTCGTGCGTTTCGTGCGCGCGCCGGGGCCAGGGCTTGCGGGCGTAACGCGTAGGCGCACGACTTGCTCCTGATCGGTATCGACGGTGCGATCAGGAGCGGTCACCATGAACAGAAGCTGGTTTTCCCGTTTTTCCAGCTGGCTTTCGTCGATGGCGGGACGGCCCGCGACCTTCGTGCTCGCGGCGGTTCTCGTCATCGTCTGGGCGGTGACCGGTCCCATGTTTCATTACAGCGACACGTGGCAACTGGTCATCAACACGTCGACGACGATCGTCACCTTCCTCATGGTGTTCCTGATTCAGAACACGCAGAACCGCGACACCGCGGCCATGCAGATCAAGCTCGACGAATTGATCCGCGCCTTGAACGGCGCGCATAACGCGCTGCTCGATCTGGAAGAACTCGACGAGAAAGAGTTGACGCGCTTTCGCCGGCAATACGAAAAGCTCGCGGACGAGGCGCGCGTGGCCTTGCGCGACGGCACGCCGGACACCGACTCGCCGTTCGTCAGTAGCAACGAGGAAGACGGCGAAGGCAAGCGCGACGGCGCGTAAGTCCGTCGCGTGACAGCATGCAGCGCCGCCGTGTTACAGCAGTTCGGCGGCGAAGCGCCGGTAGATCCATGCCGAGCACGCGGCGACCAGGAGCGCGAACCACACGGCAAACAGGTCTTCGAACAACTGGGCGACGGCATGCAGGCTATTGCGGCCGAATATCGCGGCGATAGCGAACACGAGCAGGATCACGGGGAGTGCCGCGAACCCTCCCGTGACGCCGAGCACGCACAACGTGCCGTAGATCTTGCGCGCATTGCCGCGCGTGTCGCGCCACGCGGCGCGCCAGCGTAGCGGCCTGCCCAGCGAAGCCTGCGTGTTGATGAGACTAATGCGCGCGCTGAGCCACGCATAGACCCAGGCCAGCACCACCGCGAACACGGCCACGCCGCCCCTGCCGGGCCCATGCGACTGGATGGCCCAACTCAGGCCGGAGAACGCGAAACACGCGACGATGCCGACGACGATAGCGAGGAAACTCAGGCCATACGTGACGACGACATGACGCCAGTACGCGCCGCCCAGAAATGCGTGCCGGCTCACGGGCGGCTCGTCGAGCACGACGAAACGGTGCATTTGAACGATCGCGATACTCAGTAGCAACGCCTGTAGCGCCCAGAGCACGCCCAGTGCGGCATAAGTGGGCAGCGTGTTAGCGTGGGCCGATCTCACATAGCTGCGCTCGAGGTCGAGAAAATAGACCCCCGCGACCAGCAATGCGATGAACAACGGACTGCGCCGCGTGATGCGCCACGCATCGACCCAGGCTCCCGTCACACACTGAGCGAAATTCATCGTGTTCCCCGTTGCGTTCTTTTCGCTGCGCGGGCGTGGCGTCTCGTCTGGAATGCCTTGTGCCCGCTCTTGCGCATTGATTTTTTCGATCGAATGTCGCGTTCAGCCGCCCTGCAAAAACTGACTCGGCGATACCCCCACGTGACGCGCGAAGGCCACGCTGAACGCACTCGCGGAACTATACCCGACCCGCTCCGCCACTTGTGCGATCCCGCCCACCTTGCGGCGCAGGAGATTTTTCGCGACCGCCATGCGCCACGAGAGCAGGTACTCCATGGGCGCGACGCCCACCGCGCGGCTGAAGCGCTCGAAGAACGCGGAACGCGACAGCGCGGCCGTCTCGGCGAGTTGCGCGACGGTCCACGCTTTTTCGGGGCGCTCGTGCATCTCGCGGATCGCGAGGGCGAGGCGCGCGTCGGTGAGGCCGCGCACGAGGCCGGGCGCGGTTGCGGTTTGCGTGGAGCGCAGCGCTTCGATCAGCAGCACTTCGAGCAGCCGCGCGAGCACGACGTCGCGCGCGGGCCGCTGTTCGCGTGACTCGTCGCGCACGAGTTTGACGAGCGTGCCGAGGCGCGGGTCGCCGCGCACGTGCACGAGTTCGGGCAAGAGCGAAAGCAGCAGGGCCGCGTCGGGCGAACCGAATACGCAATGGCCGATCAGGAACTGCACGTCGGCAGGCGCTTCGGTATCGCCGAGCCGAAAGCCGCCGCCGATGAGCTCGGTGGGTGCCGTGTCGTCGTCGCTGGGTGCGGGCGGTTCGAGACTCGTCATCTCGAACGACAGCACCTCGGGCAGGAGGACAAAGTCGCCGGCCTCGAGTGTGATGGCGGCTTGCCCGTTCGGGCTCAGCCGGCTGCCGCCTTCGAGCACGACGCAATAGAACGGATCGGTGCCGCAACCGCGGCGCACACGCCACCGGCCCGCGCCGCCAACGACCTTGGAGAACGTGGCCTGCGGTTGCAGCAGCGTGACGATCTCCGCGAGTGGGTCGATCATTGCCGGACTCTCTCGAATGAAAAGTGGACGCTCGATTGTAGCAAGTCCGGTCGCGGCGAATTATCGTTATTCACACACCGCGCCGCGCGTTGCGCCACAACTCGCGCCGCATTCAACCCGCAAGGAAACGCTCATGCAAACCGTACTGATCACCGGCTGTTCGTCCGGCTTTGGCCTCGAGACCGCCCGCTATTTTCTCGAACGCGACTGGAACGTGATCGCGACCATGCGCACGCCGCGCGAAGACGTGCTGCCGGCGTCGAACCATCTGCGCGTGATCGCGCTCGACGTGACCGACGCACAGAGCATTCGCCGCGCCGTGGACGAGGCCGGTCCCGTTGACGTGCTCGTCAACAATGCCGGCATCGGCTTTCTGAATGCGCTGGAAGGCACGCCGATGGACACCGCGCGCGAAGTGTTCGAAACCAACACGCTCGGCACGATCGCCATGACACAGGCCGTGTTGCCGCAAATGCGCGAGCGCAAGAGCGGGGTGATCGTCAACGTGACGTCGACGGTGACGGTGCGCCCGCTGCATCTGCTCTCGGTGTACACGGCGAGCAAGTCGGCGGTCAATGCGTTCACGGAATCGCTCGCGCTCGAACTCGAACCGTTCAACGTGCGCGCGCGCATCGTATTGCCGGGCCGCGCGCCCGACACGCGTTTCGGCGACAACGCCCGTACGCGCATGCTCAACGGTTTCCCCAAGCCGTACGAGGGCCTCGTGCAGGACGTTTTTGCGCGCTGGGAGAAGGACCCGACCATCACGCACTCGCGCGATGTGGCGGAAGCCGTCTATCGCGCCGCCACCGACCCCGCTTGCCCGATGAGCCTGCCCGCGGGCGCCGACGCGCACATCTGGTGGAATGCCGCGCACGCGAAGGCGTAAGCCTTGCCGCTGGCGTTGCGTGGCCGCTCGATAACTGCCCGATAAGCGCCCGACAAGCGCTCGATGAATGCGGGAAGGCGGCCACGCAACGGGGTTTTACGGCTGCGCGGGCGCGTTGCTCCACGCCGCGGCCTCCGCCGTTTTTCCGGTGACGGAATAGAGCACTTTGGTATTGCGTGTCTGCAGGAAGTCGTCGAGCGTTTCGCCGCGCATGGCCGCGTAGATGTGCAGATTCGACACGCCCACGACCGCGCCGAGCTTCTCCAGCATGAAGAAAATCACGCCGTAGTGAATCAGCCCGCGCCAGTCGCGGCGGCGCACGAGATCGCGCTCTTCCTCGCTCAGGCCCGCGGCTTCGAAAGTCGCTTCGGGATCCTCAAGAAACGCGCGTCGATGCGCCTCGCCGATCATCGCGTGCAGATACTTGTTCAGCCGGTACGCCTTCACGCTCGCCGCGAGATCGAACGGATACGTGCCCTCGAGTGCGCCGGCGCCGTCGAGCTGTTGGGCGATATGCGCGCGCTGCCGTGCGTTGGCCGCGCCCGGTAGCGGCTTCGCGGTGTTTTCCAGCACGAGCGTGCCGATGCCCGTCATCGAAGGCAGGTAGTAGCCGCTGTGCACCGGCTTGACGCTGCCCGCGAGCGCGCCGCGCATGATCAGCCACATGATGACTTCCGCGCCTTCCAGACCGCCTTGTGCCGCGAGTTCGGCGTGCGTCATTTGCGCGAGCGCTTCGGGATCGTGCGTGATCGCTTCCATGAACTGATGATCCCACGGCACGTTGTTGAAGCCCGCGCGCTCGCCGTGCACCTGATGCGAGAGACCGCCCGTGGCCATCACGACCACGCGCAAATCGTCAGGATAACTATCAATGGCGCGGCGCAGCGCCTGACCGAGCTTGTAGCAGCGGCGTGCGGTCGGAATCGGGAATTGCAGCACGCCCACCTGGAGCGGCACGACCGTGGTGGGCCAGCCGGTTTCGTCGTGGTCGAGCAGCGCCGACATTGGCGAGAAAAAGCCGTGATCCAGCGGCTTGTCCTGGAAGAACGCCATGTCGAATTCGTCGGCGCACAGGCTCATGCCCAGGTGTCGCGCGAATTGCGGATTTCCCGCGACGGGCGGCAGATCGCGCACGCCGCCGCCTTCGTCGGCCACATGATATTCGCCGCCGATGCCGAGCGCGAACGCCGAGTAATGGTCGAAGAAGAACGAGGTCACGTGATCGTTGTAGACGTACACGATCACGTCGGGCCGTTGCTCGCGCAACCAGCGCTTGACGGGCTCGAAGGTCGCGAAGATCGGCGCCCAGGCCGGATCGTCCTGCTTGTTCGCGTCGAGCGCGAAGCCGATGGTCGGGGTGTGCGAAACGGCGATGCCGCCAACGAGCGTGGCCATGAGTCTCCTCCTGTACGTGAATGCGATGCGATGATCCGCACTTTAGATTTAAGCGCCGGTTAAGTAAATTGACATTTTTGGCAAAAATCAATAACCTCAGGTTATGAAAAGCGCCGAAATTACCGCTGCCGTGCCCGATTTTCTTGCCGATGCCGCAGCGGAGCCCACGAGCGAACCGCGCGCGCGCATCCTCGCGCGGCTGCGTCTCCGGCACCTCAATTGCATCGTCGCCATCGCGCAGGAGCGCACGATGGCGCGTGCCGCGGCACGCCTGCATCTGAGCCAGCCCGCCGTTTCCAAAACCCTGAGCGAACTGGAGGAATGGGCGGGCACGCGGCTCGTCGAGCGCGGGCGTAACGGCGCGTCGCTCACGGCCGAGGGCGAGCATTTCCTGCGTTACGCGCTGGACGTGCGGCGCGCGGTGGACGCTTCGGCGGCGGCGCTCGCGCGCGAGCATCCCGCGCAGGCGGCCGCGGTGCGTATCGGCGCGCTGCCCACGGTGCAGACAGCGGTGCTGCCGCGGGCGATCGTTGGCCTGCAGGCGGTCATGCCGGGCGTGGGTGTGAAGGTGGAAGTGGCCTCGAACGCCGACCTGCTGGGCGCGCTGAAGGCAGGCGACATCGACATGATGATCGGCCGCATGGCCGAGCCCGCGAGCATGCCCGGCATCTCGTTCGAATATCTCTACACGGAGTCGCTGGTGCTCGTGGCGCGCGCGGGGCATCCGCTCGCGCAGGCACGCGCGACGCTATCGCTCGAAGACGCGCTGGCGTATCCGCTGGCGATCGCGGGCGAGCACACGGCGCCGCGTCATCACACCGAGGCGTTCTTCGAGTCGCGCGGGCTGACATTGCCGGCCGGTTGCGTGGAGACGCAGTCGCTCGCGGTGGCGCGTCTGGTCGTGATGCGCTCGGACGCGGTCTGGATCGTGCCGCAGCGCGTGGCCGACGACGATATCGCAGCCGGACTGCTCGCGGTGATCGACGTACCCGCGCCGCGAGGCGTGGAGCAGATCGGCATGCTGCGCCGCAGCGCCGAACCGCTTTCCGAAGCGAGCGGCGCTTTTGCCGAGCAGTTGCGCCGCGCGATCCTCGTGTGAAGCGTGCGCCGGGCGCGGAATAAAACGCAAGGGAGAAAGGAATGCAGAACGGGCAGAACGCGGCGCACGAGTTGCCGCGGCAAGTGGTGGAAGACTTCAACGGCAATGGTCTGGAAGCGCGCCTGGGCGACGCGTTCCGGCTTTCGACCGTGGGCGAGGATGGCTGGCCGCATGCCGCGCAGTTGAGCGTGGGCGAAATTCTCGCGGTGAGCGCGGTGGAACTGCTCGTGGCGGTATGGCCGAATTCACATACTGCCGGGAATCTGAAACGAGACGGCAAGCTCACGCTGTCGCTCGTGCACGACGGCGCGCTGCTCGAGATTCGCGCCACGGCGCGCATGGCCGCCGAACAGCAAACCGCGCTCGGTCTCACGGTGTTTCGCGTGACGGTCGCGGCCGTCAACGAACATCGCGCGAAATACGCGGAGGTGACCAGCGGCGTGACGTTTCGTCTGCATGACCCGCAAGCGGTACTTGCGCGCTGGCGCGAGCAGATCGCGATGCTGCGCGCGATCTGAGCGTGACCGGATCCTCGAATTCTTGTTAGTATTCAAATACTGGTGAGTATTCGAAAGCCGTGCGGCGCGCTGTGAAGTTGCGAGGCCGCTACGCCGCTCTCAACGGCGCGTGTCGACCGGTGCGCGAAACACGCCGTGCAGGGCCACGCGCAGCAGATCGCCGGAAGTCGGCTTGCTGACGAAACTCATGGCGGGCGCGTAGGTCAGTTCGAACACGAGCGCGCCCACGGTTTCGGCGGCGAGGTCGGTATTGCCCGCGAGCGCGAGCAGGCGTTCGCCCAGCGCGCCCCATTGCGCGCGCAGCACCTTTTCCTGCGACTTGCGAAACGTGGCGGCGGGCTTGGCGTTGCGCGAGTAGTCGAGGATCAGCGAGGGCCAGTTGCCTTTGCGCGAGCTTTTCTCGGCCCAGTGCGCAATGGCGTCGATCGCTTCGTCGATCGTGCCGGCGCCGGCGAGCGCCGCGAGAATGGCGGCGAGACTCTGCTTGCCGTGCTCGTCGAGCACTTCGAGAAAGAGGCTTTCCTTGCCGTCGAAGTTGGAGTAGACCGCGCCTTTACTGAAGCCGGCTTCTTCGGCAATGCGGTCGAGCGACGTGGCCGCGTAGCCGTCCCGGGTAAACAGCGTTCGCGCAACGCTGACGAGTTTGGTGCGGGTCAGCGCCTGGCTTTCCTCGCGGGTCATGCGGGCCATACAGGGTCCTCGGCGTATTCGTTGGTGTTTTGTATTGCGTGCGTGGCGGAATCTCGATACCGTCGGGTATTCCGATGCGACGCTTATTTTTTTATGCCGGGTGGCCTGATAGTGCATGCCGACGGCAGACGCGCATTCTACCAAGCCGCGCCAGCGGCCATGGCGAAGTTCAACCAGCAAGGAGCCACGATGACGAACCATCCCGCACCGACGATCAAACTGCACAACGGCGTCGAGATGCCGCAAACCGGTCTGGGGACCTGGCCGCTCGACGATACGGGCGCGGCCCAAGCCGTGGCAAGCGCGTTGCAGACCGGTTATCGGCTCGTGGACACGGCGGAAAACTACGGCAACGAAACGGGCGTGGGCGAGGGCATTCGTCAGTCGGGCGTGGCGCGCGACGCGATCTTCGTGACGAGCAAGTTCAATCGCGCATGGCATAGCGTGGAAGGTGCGCAAGCGGCTTGCGAGGCGAGCTTGAAACGGCTCGGGCTCGACTATCTCGACCTGCTGCTGATTCACTGGCCGAATCCCGATCAAGACCGCTATGTGGAGGCGTTCGAAGGACTCGTGCGTCTGCTCGAAGCCGGCAAGGTACGCGCGATCGGCACGTCGAACTTCAAGCCCGACCACTTGCAGCGCCTGTTCGACGCGGGCTTCGTGCCGCATGTGAACCAGATTCAGCTCGATCCCTATCACGCGCGCGAAGATCTCGTGGCGATTCACATGGAACGCGGCATCGTGACGGAAACCTGGAGCCCGATCGGGCGCGGCGGCGAATTGCTCGCCGAGCCGCTGGTCGTGTCGATCGCGCAGCGTTACGGGCGCACGCCTGCGCAGATCGTGTTGCGCTGGCAGGTGCAGCGCGGTTTTGTGCCGGTGCCGAAATCGGCGGACCCGGAGCGTCAGGCGCTGAATCTCGACATCTTCGATTTCCAGCTCACCGACGAAGAAATGACCGCCGTGGCCACGCTCAAACGCGACGACCCGCAGATGCTCGACGCGGACGTCTTCGGGCACTGAAGACTGCGCAGCGGGTGCGGGGCACGCTGGTACGTCGCTTGCTCAAATGGTGGAAACGGTCTTGCGGAGTCCACCCATCATGACGATTTCGTTCCCTGAAGGCCCGCTCGTCTACGACGGCGATCAGCTCGCGCTCATCTTTACCGCTCAGGCAGACGGCGAAGCGGTCGAGTGCCTCATCACGGCCGAGGCGCTCGAAGATCATTGCGGCGCGAAGTCGGCGCGCGAGCCAGACCTGCGCGCCGCGTTCGAGTCGCATCGGGGCGCTATTGAAAAAGCGGCCGCCCGTCTTATCGAAGAGACGCAGGCGGCCGCGGTCAAGCTGCACAGCGGCTATTTGCGCATGTACGGCAGCAAGTAAGCGCTCAATGAGCGCTCAATGTCAAAGCGCTCAACGCAGATGCTTCGCGAGAAACGCGTGCATCAGCGCGGCCGCTTCGTCCACTTTCTCGTCCAGCGCGAAGTGGCCCGCGTCGAGCAAATGCACTTCGGCTTCGGGTAAATCGCGCTGATACGCGGCGCCCGCCGCGGCGATGAACGACGCGTCGTAGCGCCCCCACATCACCAGCGTGCGAGGTTGTTGCGCGCGCAACCACGCTTGCCATTTCGGATACGACGCCACGTTGGTGCGATAGTCGTAGAGCAGCGCCGCCTGAATCTCGGCCTGGCCGGGACGCGTGAGAAACGCGTATTCGTCGCTCCAGGTGTCGGGGTTGTAGCGCTCGGGGTGCGGGCTGTCGCCATCGTGACGAAACTTCGTGCCTTCATAGGACGTGAAGGCGGTGAACACTTCCGGGTGCGCCTGCGGGTCGGCCCAATACTGCTTGATCGCGGCCCATTTGCGGCCGAGACTTTCCTCGTGGCTGTTCGCGTTCTGGATCACGAGCGTCTGCAAACGTTCGGGATGCGCGAGCATGATGCGAAAGCCGATCGGGCCGCCGTAATCCTGCAGATACAGGCTATAACGGTCGATGCCGAGTTGTTCGAGCCATGCGTTCGTGACCTGCGCGAGATGGTCGAACGTATAGGCGAATTGCGCGGGCGGTGGCGCGTCGCTGTGACCGAAGCCGGGATAGTCGGGTGCGATGACGTGATAGCGCGTGGCGAGCAGCGGGATCAACGTGTC from Paraburkholderia acidisoli encodes the following:
- a CDS encoding efflux RND transporter periplasmic adaptor subunit yields the protein MISLFKRRSKTALFLIVLLLVAWSAWAVFVRTVERVTTVTIARGDIESSVTALGTVQPHSYVDVGSQASGEIRHLHVQPGDLVQRGSLLVEIDPSVQQAKVDVDQSTLASLRAQRVGAEAQRVLAQQQYDRQRRMAAEGSTREEDLQTAQAALVAARATLDNLSAQIAGSQSNLKGDEAQLGYTRIYAPMSGTVVTLDAREGQTLNATYQTPNILRIADLSTMTVWTQVSEADILRVKPGMPVYFTTLGSTDRRWNATVRQILPAPPNPATSPESSGQPTGTQANAPTSGKVVLYTVLFDVANTDAQLKPQMSAQVFFVAARARHVIVAPLTALTAVNATAGRYTARVEVDGRMRTRDVRIGVHDRLSGEVLSGLNVGDRLVTGVTHSHLADGRFTW
- a CDS encoding AraC family transcriptional regulator, with product MDQIEIENVNPIWRQRYTISASTQAALVEARTWEYENGFREVWHAHEEAQLVYVTRGVLRVLTPAGIWTLPPFHGIWLPPTVPHELHAIGAVNVRSAWVLPDADAALARWTSCRVLRVGQLLDALVNTLVAQQDADGNGGASRAANGAPERRSALALSLFLLELSQASPLTSGTLPLPQDRRLRSICEQLLSFPQNNDTIEIWSERVGASVRTLARLFREETGLSFGQWRQQLRLVEAVAKLALDVPVATIAADLGYQSSSAFISMFRKTLGDTPQRYLRRLENA
- a CDS encoding TonB-dependent siderophore receptor, whose translation is MARQSAGRARPSLHRTTHTTRHTRAFPLSMIATACLLASPAYAQTSAGTSTGTDSSAATAATLPAVRILGMREAETATSPVDGYVATRTATGTKTDTPLVDVPQSISVITADQIDAQGAQTVGQALRYTPGVIGEQYGGLNTTIDYYVVRGFPNQFPFVDGLSTQTYFTLLAPAVDPYALERIDVMRGPTSVLYGQNIPGGMINLVTKRPTETPLHEVSFDVGSHGTVGGRFDLSGPLTKDGTVLYRVTGEAGTAGSQVDYQTDKRFFLAPALTWKPSADTSFTLLSHFSYRNSSDPTDDLPAVGTLVPGPNGARIGTNVFDGEPNFNEIRRSEASIGYEFSHRFNEAFTVRQNLRYTHVNLNEDVMGNAGLEDDQQTIDRYAFNARASSDVFSLDNQAQFKFDTGVLSHTALVGVDYVHSIDRWAENDGTVDPLNLYSPVYGSPVQLGGVDYSVEHHLDQVGLYAQDQIRFGKLVATFGVRQDWASTDEYDRLAGATDQDNDAKRFTYRAGLVYQFDSGVAPYVNYATSFQPGLGVTYDGSALKPTTGQSFEVGVKYQPPGQKSFAMVSLYNILQKNVTEADVDHPEGSYVVQTGAQRVKGIEVSGVADLGAGLSLTAAYTYMNGTIASSDQGYAGNQAPNVPHNMASAWLDKTFQRGWWRGFGVGAGVRYIGPQYGDQSNDVKMASVTLVDAAIHYDIERWRFAVNAQNLFDRVYVNCQGTNYCAYGVRRSVIGRATYQW
- a CDS encoding low affinity iron permease family protein; amino-acid sequence: MNRSWFSRFSSWLSSMAGRPATFVLAAVLVIVWAVTGPMFHYSDTWQLVINTSTTIVTFLMVFLIQNTQNRDTAAMQIKLDELIRALNGAHNALLDLEELDEKELTRFRRQYEKLADEARVALRDGTPDTDSPFVSSNEEDGEGKRDGA
- a CDS encoding AraC family transcriptional regulator, whose product is MIDPLAEIVTLLQPQATFSKVVGGAGRWRVRRGCGTDPFYCVVLEGGSRLSPNGQAAITLEAGDFVLLPEVLSFEMTSLEPPAPSDDDTAPTELIGGGFRLGDTEAPADVQFLIGHCVFGSPDAALLLSLLPELVHVRGDPRLGTLVKLVRDESREQRPARDVVLARLLEVLLIEALRSTQTATAPGLVRGLTDARLALAIREMHERPEKAWTVAQLAETAALSRSAFFERFSRAVGVAPMEYLLSWRMAVAKNLLRRKVGGIAQVAERVGYSSASAFSVAFARHVGVSPSQFLQGG